One window from the genome of [Mycobacterium] stephanolepidis encodes:
- a CDS encoding amino acid ABC transporter ATP-binding protein, producing the protein MSTIEVRGVHKSYGQVAALRDVNLTVQQGEVTVIIGPSGSGKSTLLRTLNHLEKVDGGTIRIDGELIGYRQRGSVLYELPERAILRQRSQVGFVFQNFNLFPHLTVLENVIEAPLAVRRAPRAELVAEATRLLERVGVADKVAEYPRRLSGGQQQRVAIARALALRPKVILFDEPTSALDPELVTEVLDVIRQFASDGATLVIVTHEIGLAREIADTVVFMDRGAIVEQGPPEQLLDNPSHPRTVGFLSKVLA; encoded by the coding sequence ATGAGCACCATCGAGGTGCGCGGTGTGCACAAGTCCTACGGCCAGGTGGCGGCGCTGCGTGATGTGAATCTGACTGTGCAACAAGGGGAGGTGACGGTCATCATCGGGCCGTCGGGCTCCGGAAAGTCGACGCTGCTGCGCACCCTGAACCACCTGGAGAAGGTGGATGGCGGGACAATCCGCATCGACGGGGAGCTCATCGGGTACCGGCAGCGCGGTTCGGTGCTCTACGAGCTCCCGGAACGAGCCATTCTGCGGCAGCGTTCGCAGGTCGGCTTTGTGTTCCAGAACTTCAATCTGTTCCCGCATTTGACGGTGCTGGAGAACGTGATTGAGGCGCCACTGGCGGTGCGGCGGGCGCCGCGCGCCGAGCTGGTGGCCGAGGCGACCCGGCTGCTGGAAAGGGTCGGCGTCGCCGACAAGGTGGCCGAGTATCCGCGCCGGCTATCCGGTGGTCAACAACAGCGGGTGGCCATCGCGCGCGCTTTGGCGTTGCGACCCAAGGTTATTCTGTTCGACGAGCCCACCTCGGCACTAGATCCGGAGCTGGTTACCGAGGTGCTCGACGTGATCCGCCAGTTCGCTAGTGATGGCGCCACCCTGGTGATCGTGACGCACGAGATCGGCCTTGCCCGGGAGATCGCCGACACCGTGGTCTTCATGGATCGAGGCGCGATCGTCGAGCAGGGGCCGCCCGAACAGCTGCTGGACAACCCGTCGCATCCGCGCACGGTCGGCTTCCTATCCAAGGTGTTGGCGTGA
- a CDS encoding amino acid ABC transporter permease, translating into MTSAPAAPPRARASEESDEPVLRVRRRPRPGNWILSAVALLFVAMFVHGLVRNPGWDWPTFARYFTAKSVLAALWLTIRLTIYGTVLGFVLGVALAAARLSKNPVLQAISWTYVWIFRSIPLIVQLLFWFNIAYLYDSISFGIPFGPSLITVDTNELLSGLTAAVIGLTLHQGAYFAEIIRGGVLSVDEGQLEAAAALGIPRRRQFFRIVLPQAMRSVMPNAANEVISLVKGTSIVSTMAIADLFYQVQVIFGRNGRVVPLLMVATVWYIVITSVLTVVQYYIERHYARGAHR; encoded by the coding sequence ATGACATCGGCACCCGCTGCGCCGCCGCGCGCTCGGGCATCTGAGGAGTCTGACGAGCCGGTACTGCGGGTACGGCGCCGACCACGACCGGGCAACTGGATCCTCTCGGCCGTGGCATTGCTGTTCGTGGCCATGTTCGTGCACGGGCTGGTGCGCAACCCGGGGTGGGACTGGCCGACATTTGCGCGGTACTTCACCGCCAAATCGGTACTGGCGGCTTTATGGCTGACGATCAGACTGACGATTTACGGCACCGTGCTCGGGTTTGTGCTGGGTGTGGCGCTGGCGGCGGCACGACTGTCCAAGAATCCGGTCTTGCAGGCCATCTCGTGGACGTACGTGTGGATTTTTCGGTCCATACCGCTGATCGTGCAGCTGCTGTTCTGGTTCAACATCGCGTACCTGTACGACAGCATCAGTTTCGGGATTCCTTTCGGGCCGAGCCTGATCACCGTCGATACCAACGAGCTGCTGAGCGGGCTGACCGCCGCGGTGATCGGATTGACTCTGCACCAGGGGGCCTACTTCGCCGAGATCATCCGTGGCGGCGTCCTGTCCGTCGACGAAGGCCAATTGGAAGCTGCTGCAGCCCTGGGCATTCCCCGGCGCCGCCAGTTCTTCCGGATCGTGCTGCCCCAGGCCATGCGGTCGGTTATGCCCAACGCCGCCAATGAGGTGATCAGCCTGGTGAAGGGCACGTCCATTGTGTCGACCATGGCCATCGCCGATCTCTTCTATCAGGTGCAGGTCATCTTTGGGCGCAACGGGCGGGTGGTGCCACTGCTCATGGTGGCCACGGTCTGGTACATCGTGATCACGTCGGTACTGACCGTCGTGCAGTACTACATCGAACGGCATTACGCCCGGGGCGCACATCGATGA
- a CDS encoding NtaA/DmoA family FMN-dependent monooxygenase (This protein belongs to a clade of FMN-dependent monooxygenases, within a broader family of flavin-dependent oxidoreductases, the luciferase-like monooxygenase (LMM) family, some of whose members use coenzyme F420 rather than FMN.), with protein sequence MSAPSDAIQVREGKDRKPIHLAAHFPGVNNTTVWSDPASGSQIDFSSFVHLARTAERGLFDFFFLAEGLRLREHRGRIHDLDVVGRPDTFTVLAALGAVTERLGLVGTINTTFNEPFNVARQFASLDHLTDGRAGWNMVTSSDAFTGENFRRGGFLDHADRYRRAEEFITVARKFWDSWGEADEPQLVNHRGAQFTVRGVATAPASPQRHPVLLQAGDSADGRDFGAKHADALFTIHSSIPAGQKYYADVKARAVAHGRNPDQLKVFPGVTYVLGDTEQEAVEKAAYIRDQQVGPQTALAYLEQVWGRDLSGYDPDGPLPDVEPTGDDSITRGKARHGDPREIAAKYREIADAKNLSIRELIKEVTSRQQFIGTPAQVAAEVDRYIQADACDGFILVPHLTPAGLDDFVDTVVPLLQERGAFRGEYEHETLREHLGLAPVSGSSVDFPRETASA encoded by the coding sequence ATGAGCGCCCCATCGGATGCGATTCAGGTTCGGGAAGGCAAGGACCGCAAGCCCATTCACCTGGCTGCGCACTTTCCGGGTGTCAACAACACCACCGTGTGGTCCGATCCCGCCTCGGGAAGTCAGATCGACTTTTCCTCCTTCGTGCATCTGGCGCGCACCGCCGAGCGTGGACTGTTCGACTTCTTCTTCCTTGCCGAGGGGCTGCGACTGCGTGAGCATCGAGGCCGAATCCACGACCTCGATGTGGTGGGCCGACCCGATACGTTCACGGTGCTGGCCGCCCTCGGCGCCGTCACCGAACGGCTTGGGTTGGTGGGCACCATCAACACGACCTTCAATGAACCCTTCAATGTGGCAAGGCAATTCGCTTCTCTGGACCATCTGACGGACGGGCGGGCCGGCTGGAACATGGTCACCTCGTCCGACGCCTTCACCGGTGAGAACTTCCGGCGCGGCGGCTTCCTGGACCATGCCGACCGGTATCGCCGGGCCGAGGAATTCATCACCGTGGCACGCAAGTTCTGGGACAGCTGGGGCGAAGCGGACGAGCCGCAGCTGGTCAACCATCGGGGTGCGCAGTTCACCGTCCGTGGCGTGGCCACCGCGCCCGCGTCGCCGCAGCGGCATCCGGTCCTGCTGCAGGCCGGCGATTCGGCCGACGGGCGCGACTTCGGCGCCAAGCACGCCGACGCGCTGTTCACCATCCACTCCTCGATTCCCGCAGGGCAGAAGTATTACGCCGACGTCAAGGCCCGTGCAGTCGCTCACGGCCGAAACCCGGATCAGCTCAAGGTTTTCCCCGGAGTCACCTACGTCCTGGGGGACACCGAGCAGGAGGCCGTCGAGAAGGCTGCCTACATCAGGGACCAACAGGTGGGCCCGCAGACGGCCCTTGCCTATCTGGAACAGGTCTGGGGCCGCGACCTGTCCGGATACGACCCGGATGGGCCCTTGCCGGATGTCGAGCCGACGGGAGACGACTCGATCACCCGAGGGAAGGCGCGCCACGGCGACCCGCGGGAGATCGCCGCGAAGTACCGGGAGATCGCGGATGCCAAGAATCTGTCGATCCGTGAGCTCATCAAGGAGGTCACCTCGCGCCAGCAGTTCATCGGTACCCCGGCTCAGGTCGCGGCAGAGGTCGACCGCTACATCCAGGCCGATGCCTGCGATGGATTCATCCTGGTCCCGCACCTGACCCCGGCCGGTCTCGATGACTTCGTGGACACCGTGGTGCCGCTGCTACAGGAACGCGGTGCTTTCCGCGGCGAGTACGAGCACGAGACGCTGCGCGAACACCTGGGACTGGCCCCCGTCTCTGGCTCGAGTGTCGACTTTCCGCGTGAAACCGCGAGTGCGTAG
- a CDS encoding PPOX class F420-dependent oxidoreductase: MPEIPAGFEDLLEQRLYGHLATVGGDGSAQSSPMWFSWDGERVRFTHTNKRAKFRNIQTEPRVALSILDPTNPYRYLEVRGTIDQIDDDPTGSFVQELAHLYQAPWSGTSTGDEADRVILYLRPTKFLSHG, translated from the coding sequence ATGCCAGAAATCCCCGCAGGCTTCGAAGATCTCCTGGAACAGCGCCTCTACGGTCACCTTGCCACGGTCGGTGGGGACGGTTCCGCACAGTCCAGCCCGATGTGGTTCAGCTGGGACGGTGAGCGGGTGCGGTTCACTCACACCAACAAACGTGCCAAGTTCCGCAATATCCAGACCGAACCGCGGGTCGCCCTCTCGATCCTGGACCCCACCAACCCGTACCGGTATCTGGAAGTGCGGGGCACCATCGATCAGATCGACGATGATCCGACGGGGTCGTTCGTCCAGGAACTGGCGCACCTGTACCAGGCTCCCTGGTCCGGGACGAGCACCGGTGACGAGGCAGACCGCGTCATCCTCTACCTGCGGCCCACCAAGTTCTTAAGCCACGGCTAG
- a CDS encoding MBL fold metallo-hydrolase, which yields MVEITEVSDAVHVVNGEAVNWVIASDDSGVALFDSGYPGDRDDVLKSIAALGHKPQDVRAVVLTHGHIDHMGTAIWWAAEHGVPVYAHNAELGNVRRDYVDQAEPFKVVLNLWRPGWLPWIIHAMRLGAGVRDGIPTAAPLGPELADLPGAPVPIPTPGHSGGHCSFLVAGHVLVVGDAIITGHPIASRSGPQLLPTPFTKDMEQARRSAQALAEVDADVLAPGHGPAWTGSLRDAVEIALRA from the coding sequence ATGGTCGAGATCACCGAAGTCAGCGACGCCGTGCATGTGGTCAACGGAGAGGCGGTCAACTGGGTCATCGCATCGGATGATTCGGGAGTCGCGCTGTTCGACTCCGGCTACCCGGGCGATCGCGACGACGTCCTGAAATCCATTGCGGCGCTGGGACACAAGCCACAGGACGTGCGAGCCGTGGTACTCACACACGGTCATATCGACCACATGGGGACGGCGATCTGGTGGGCCGCCGAACACGGTGTCCCGGTGTATGCCCACAACGCAGAGTTGGGCAATGTGCGGCGCGACTACGTGGATCAGGCCGAGCCCTTCAAGGTGGTGCTGAACCTGTGGCGACCCGGATGGCTGCCGTGGATCATCCACGCCATGCGGCTGGGAGCCGGGGTCCGTGACGGTATCCCGACGGCGGCTCCGCTCGGTCCCGAGCTCGCGGACCTGCCGGGTGCACCCGTTCCCATTCCGACCCCCGGTCACTCCGGAGGTCACTGCTCATTCCTGGTCGCCGGTCACGTGCTGGTGGTCGGAGACGCCATCATCACCGGGCACCCGATCGCGAGCCGTTCGGGACCTCAGCTGCTGCCCACTCCATTCACCAAGGACATGGAGCAGGCACGTCGCAGTGCGCAGGCTCTGGCCGAGGTGGACGCCGATGTGCTGGCTCCGGGGCATGGCCCGGCGTGGACGGGGTCACTGCGCGACGCGGTCGAGATCGCCCTGCGCGCCTAA
- a CDS encoding GNAT family N-acetyltransferase, producing MTVCEDLLQFVTVEQQDPLAAPLLAELAVEYSTRYGGTLDEHHEFLVNYPAAHFTAPGGGLLIGVQGGAAVTGGAFQRYDADTAELKRIWTSSAHRRQGLAGRTLAALEQEIRSRGYRRIYLTTGPRQPEAKALYLSAGYRPLYDQTLSADEVGIHPFEKDL from the coding sequence ATGACGGTGTGTGAGGATCTGCTGCAGTTTGTGACGGTGGAGCAGCAGGATCCGCTGGCCGCCCCGCTGCTGGCAGAGCTGGCGGTGGAGTACAGCACCCGATACGGCGGGACCCTGGATGAACACCACGAGTTCCTGGTCAACTACCCGGCCGCGCACTTCACGGCTCCCGGCGGTGGTCTGCTGATCGGGGTCCAGGGCGGTGCTGCTGTGACCGGTGGCGCCTTTCAGCGATATGACGCCGACACCGCTGAACTCAAACGCATCTGGACGTCCAGCGCCCACCGCCGTCAGGGTCTGGCGGGGCGCACCCTGGCTGCACTGGAACAGGAGATTCGCAGCCGCGGGTATCGGCGCATCTACCTCACCACCGGTCCCCGCCAGCCCGAGGCCAAGGCGCTGTATCTGTCTGCGGGGTACCGGCCGCTTTATGACCAGACGCTCTCCGCGGACGAGGTCGGTATCCACCCGTTCGAGAAAGACCTTTAG
- a CDS encoding virginiamycin B lyase family protein, whose protein sequence is MTNRVQGIWAPYLPPWAMVEHRGRVSGRPYRTPVLAFRSKNATESQLAIGLPYGDHAHWVQNLLSGNNGQILRSGRGFTVTSISVVNASHDGLPLAARWLSRFSDRALIVSGTYGDRRGHRADISTPRAFLRILAILAVTLARTGIPSISAPRLAPGITRRKHGIGVLRGPATITTGPDGNLWFTQLLGNRIGRITPDGNITEFRSGLSRFSGPDRITTGPDGNLWFTQLLGNRIGRITPDGHITEFGGLSAYSGPFGIAAGPDGNLWFTQTFGNKIGRITPEGNVTEFPAGPNRLAMPTDIVAGPDGNLWYTERFGGIGRITPRGDVTTFTDVTFGAGSVNITVGPDDALWFVETFANKIGRITTDGEISEYSQGISKGAMPVSITTGPDGNLWFTQYVGARIGRITPSGDISEPVSLSALRMPDGITLGPDGALWCVEVLGSRVNRFDIPGP, encoded by the coding sequence GTGACCAACCGAGTGCAAGGCATCTGGGCGCCGTATCTACCGCCATGGGCCATGGTCGAGCACCGGGGACGGGTGTCTGGTCGCCCGTACCGGACACCCGTGCTGGCGTTTCGGTCGAAAAACGCCACCGAATCCCAACTGGCGATCGGGCTGCCTTATGGTGATCACGCTCATTGGGTGCAGAATCTGCTGTCCGGGAACAACGGTCAGATCCTGCGTAGTGGACGAGGCTTCACGGTGACATCGATATCCGTGGTGAACGCCTCACATGATGGCCTCCCGCTCGCTGCCCGCTGGCTCTCACGCTTCAGTGATCGGGCGCTCATCGTCTCGGGTACGTACGGCGACAGACGCGGGCACCGTGCGGACATATCAACGCCGCGCGCATTCCTGCGAATCCTGGCGATCCTCGCCGTTACCCTTGCCAGGACCGGCATCCCGTCTATTTCCGCGCCGCGATTGGCTCCAGGCATAACACGCAGAAAACACGGCATCGGCGTGCTTCGGGGCCCCGCCACCATCACCACAGGACCGGACGGAAACCTCTGGTTCACCCAGCTACTCGGCAACCGCATCGGACGCATCACACCCGATGGGAACATCACCGAGTTCCGTTCCGGTCTAAGCCGTTTCAGCGGACCGGACCGCATTACGACGGGCCCGGACGGAAACCTCTGGTTCACCCAGCTACTCGGCAACCGCATCGGACGCATCACACCCGACGGGCACATCACCGAGTTCGGTGGACTCTCCGCCTACTCGGGGCCATTCGGTATCGCCGCGGGGCCCGATGGAAATCTCTGGTTCACCCAGACCTTCGGCAACAAGATCGGCCGGATCACCCCCGAGGGCAACGTCACCGAATTCCCCGCGGGTCCGAACAGACTCGCGATGCCCACCGACATCGTTGCCGGGCCGGACGGGAATCTTTGGTACACCGAGCGATTCGGCGGGATCGGCCGAATTACGCCTCGTGGTGACGTGACGACATTCACCGACGTCACCTTCGGTGCCGGTAGTGTCAACATCACCGTGGGGCCCGACGATGCACTCTGGTTCGTGGAGACATTTGCCAACAAGATCGGCCGCATCACCACCGACGGTGAAATCAGTGAATATTCGCAGGGAATTTCCAAGGGTGCGATGCCCGTCTCCATAACAACGGGCCCTGACGGGAATCTCTGGTTCACTCAATACGTCGGTGCTCGGATCGGAAGAATCACTCCATCAGGAGACATCAGCGAACCGGTGAGTCTGAGTGCTCTACGGATGCCCGACGGCATCACCCTCGGCCCGGATGGCGCCCTGTGGTGCGTCGAAGTGCTGGGCTCCAGAGTCAACCGCTTCGATATCCCCGGCCCCTAA
- a CDS encoding ABC transporter substrate-binding protein — MRRLIALCCAALVVLTGCGAGAEPEVSSAFNLSPDQDRVRVVTVDTIAAEVPEAIRRRGTLIVTGDANSAPPLRFYADDDKTMIGIETDFAYLVADILGLRVDLRSADWAQNFVKVDSGEVDAFISNVTVTEERKDKFDFATYRLDNVAFEVLRSLDWKVKRARDIAGKTIGVGSGTNQEALLVQWNEQNVAAGLPAADLKYFQQTTGYYLALASGRIDAYVGPNPTAVFHSQATGQTKLVGTFSGAGEALQGEIAVLIKKDNGLVRAVADAINHAIADGTYRKVLQRWGLENEAVAKSEINPRGLPRQG, encoded by the coding sequence GTGAGACGTCTTATCGCGTTGTGCTGTGCCGCGCTGGTTGTCCTCACCGGTTGTGGCGCGGGCGCGGAGCCGGAGGTGTCGTCGGCCTTCAATCTGAGTCCGGACCAAGACCGAGTACGCGTGGTCACGGTGGATACGATCGCGGCCGAGGTGCCCGAAGCCATCCGCAGGCGCGGCACGCTGATTGTCACCGGGGACGCTAATTCCGCACCACCACTGCGCTTTTACGCTGATGACGACAAGACGATGATCGGGATTGAAACGGATTTCGCCTACCTGGTGGCGGACATTCTGGGATTGCGTGTAGATCTGCGTTCGGCGGATTGGGCGCAGAATTTCGTCAAGGTGGATTCGGGCGAGGTCGACGCGTTCATCTCGAATGTGACGGTGACCGAGGAACGCAAGGACAAGTTCGACTTCGCGACATACCGTTTGGACAACGTCGCCTTCGAGGTGCTTCGATCGTTGGACTGGAAGGTCAAGAGAGCCAGGGATATCGCCGGCAAGACCATCGGCGTCGGGTCGGGCACCAACCAGGAGGCACTGCTGGTGCAATGGAACGAACAGAACGTCGCGGCTGGTCTTCCCGCCGCCGATCTGAAGTACTTCCAGCAGACCACCGGCTACTACCTGGCATTGGCATCGGGTCGCATCGACGCGTATGTGGGCCCCAATCCGACAGCGGTGTTTCACTCCCAGGCGACCGGACAGACCAAGCTGGTCGGCACATTCTCCGGCGCGGGGGAGGCGCTGCAGGGGGAGATCGCGGTCCTGATCAAGAAGGACAATGGGCTGGTTCGGGCCGTCGCGGACGCCATCAATCACGCCATAGCCGACGGCACGTATCGTAAGGTGTTGCAGCGCTGGGGATTGGAGAACGAGGCTGTCGCTAAGTCGGAGATCAACCCCCGCGGACTACCCAGACAAGGATGA
- a CDS encoding LLM class flavin-dependent oxidoreductase: MNVPLSVLDLSPVSEGSDAATALRNSIDLAQHAEQWGYRRYWLAEHHFVAVASTVPALVIAHIAAATRRIRVGAGAVQVASSTAAAVVESFGILDALYPGRIDLGLGRTGHRIRDRLAGNEQKPEPAPAHEVDGLFIPQAPTEFGIKDNPKLRATVATLQQPGAQIADFDQQVSDIQAFLDGTYVSPEGVALHIRPGEGADLPLWLFGSSKGESAQVAARRGLPFVANYHVTPWSTLEAVEAYREAFQPSKALAEPYVIVSADAVAAEDEQSARHLTSTFGRWVHSIRSGHGAIPYPDPDGAQPLTDEERRHSEDRVATQFVGDAGHVAERLDTLARVTGADELVVTSITHRHEDRRRSYELSAKEWGLI; this comes from the coding sequence ATGAACGTCCCACTCTCGGTTCTCGACCTCTCCCCGGTCAGCGAAGGATCGGATGCCGCGACGGCACTGCGTAATTCGATCGACCTCGCCCAGCACGCCGAGCAGTGGGGTTACCGGCGCTACTGGCTCGCCGAGCACCACTTCGTTGCGGTGGCGAGCACCGTTCCCGCGCTGGTCATCGCGCATATCGCTGCCGCTACCCGTCGGATCCGGGTGGGTGCCGGTGCCGTCCAGGTCGCCTCGAGCACGGCCGCCGCAGTGGTGGAGAGTTTCGGCATTCTCGATGCGCTCTACCCGGGGCGTATCGATCTGGGCCTCGGGCGCACGGGACATCGCATCAGGGACCGGCTTGCCGGAAATGAGCAGAAGCCCGAACCCGCCCCAGCCCATGAGGTTGATGGGTTGTTCATCCCGCAGGCGCCGACGGAGTTCGGCATCAAGGACAACCCGAAGCTGCGGGCCACCGTCGCTACCCTGCAGCAGCCGGGCGCACAGATCGCCGATTTCGATCAGCAGGTGTCCGATATCCAGGCGTTTCTTGACGGTACCTATGTCAGCCCGGAAGGTGTTGCACTGCATATCCGTCCGGGTGAGGGCGCCGATCTGCCGCTGTGGCTGTTCGGTTCCAGCAAGGGTGAATCGGCTCAGGTGGCGGCGCGGCGCGGTCTGCCCTTCGTGGCGAATTATCACGTCACGCCCTGGTCGACACTGGAGGCCGTTGAGGCATACCGCGAGGCGTTCCAGCCCTCCAAGGCGCTGGCCGAGCCATACGTCATCGTCTCGGCGGACGCCGTGGCCGCCGAGGACGAGCAGTCCGCTCGTCATCTCACCAGTACCTTCGGCCGTTGGGTGCACTCGATTCGGTCCGGACATGGCGCCATTCCTTACCCAGACCCCGATGGTGCACAACCACTTACCGATGAGGAGCGTCGTCATTCGGAGGACCGGGTCGCCACCCAGTTCGTCGGCGACGCGGGCCACGTCGCCGAGCGTCTCGACACCCTGGCCAGGGTCACCGGAGCCGACGAGCTGGTGGTCACCTCCATCACCCACCGGCACGAAGACCGGCGCAGGTCCTACGAACTCAGCGCCAAGGAATGGGGGCTGATCTGA
- a CDS encoding LLM class flavin-dependent oxidoreductase, with translation MTRAPDSPNRSFVRVGLALDGYGWHPSADQHTGSPLTGKYWTEQVQHAEHGLLDFVTFEDSFARTPGGRLDAILTAARVAPATTNIGLIPTAPATHNEPFHISKSIATLDIVSGGRAGWQVTIADTEDEADVFGRTKVLSLHDLLEEAADSVEVVRRLWDSWEDDAEIRDLEAGRFIDRDRLHYTDFEGRFFSVKGPSITPRSPQGQSVVTALARSRPGQAFAAKNADFVFVTPHDGASAAEIPARLHNTAGHRTIKVLADLVVSFGREDEFHSDAAIFTGQAPELADLIAQWHEWGIDGVRLRPAINALDIPVVVDELVPLLQAHHGFRTEYENGTLRARLGLPTATNRYARKSA, from the coding sequence ATGACTAGGGCGCCTGATTCCCCGAATCGTTCGTTCGTGCGCGTCGGGTTGGCTCTGGACGGGTACGGATGGCATCCGAGCGCGGATCAGCACACCGGCAGCCCCTTGACCGGAAAGTACTGGACCGAGCAGGTCCAGCACGCCGAACACGGGCTGCTGGATTTCGTGACGTTCGAGGACTCATTCGCCCGCACTCCCGGCGGGCGTCTGGACGCGATACTGACCGCCGCGCGCGTGGCCCCGGCGACCACAAATATCGGGCTCATCCCCACCGCACCGGCCACCCACAATGAGCCCTTCCACATCTCTAAGTCGATCGCCACCCTCGACATCGTGTCCGGTGGCCGCGCCGGCTGGCAGGTGACCATCGCCGATACCGAGGATGAAGCCGACGTGTTCGGCCGTACCAAGGTGCTCTCGCTGCACGACCTGCTGGAGGAGGCCGCCGACTCCGTGGAGGTGGTACGGCGGCTGTGGGACAGCTGGGAGGACGACGCCGAGATCCGAGACCTGGAGGCGGGGCGGTTCATCGACAGGGACAGGCTGCATTACACCGACTTTGAGGGCCGTTTCTTTTCGGTGAAGGGCCCGTCCATCACGCCGAGATCCCCGCAGGGGCAGTCGGTGGTCACGGCACTCGCCCGCAGCCGTCCCGGACAGGCTTTCGCCGCCAAGAATGCCGACTTCGTCTTCGTCACCCCGCACGACGGCGCCTCTGCCGCCGAGATCCCCGCTCGTCTGCACAACACGGCAGGTCACCGCACCATCAAGGTGCTCGCAGACCTGGTGGTCTCCTTCGGTCGGGAGGATGAATTCCATTCGGATGCAGCCATATTCACGGGCCAGGCGCCGGAGCTGGCCGATCTCATCGCCCAATGGCATGAATGGGGTATCGACGGTGTGCGTCTGCGGCCCGCGATCAACGCACTCGACATTCCCGTCGTAGTTGACGAACTCGTGCCCCTTCTTCAAGCCCACCACGGGTTCCGCACCGAGTATGAGAACGGAACCCTGCGCGCCCGGCTCGGCCTGCCCACCGCCACCAACCGCTACGCAAGGAAGTCGGCATGA
- a CDS encoding alpha/beta hydrolase, translated as MSKHNAVPVRLNVEFAVEAQTIRAWHYPARNDDLAGPDGAPAVILAHGFSLTKDCGLEAYARNFSKAGVHAVVFDYRGWGESDGEIRDVVLMRSQLADYHAVLAGVREMAGIDPARVALWGTSYSGGTVVACAAEDGAVAAVVAQVPNLDNLATARFLSTRIRPLRLMRLGLRLARDVVAGWRGKEPVYVQSMGRTGEMAAYVSDESWDEFAQVAGPMWNNRVGLRDFVRLPMWRPVKKLNELPCRIQLHACVQDDLTPWRPAVKAARQLGAQAELHEYSAGHFGIYVGEDQARALTTQAAFLTRELAISDSTISTS; from the coding sequence GTGAGCAAGCACAATGCTGTTCCCGTTCGCCTGAACGTGGAATTCGCGGTTGAAGCCCAGACAATCCGTGCATGGCACTACCCCGCCCGCAACGATGACCTGGCGGGGCCGGACGGCGCACCCGCCGTCATCTTGGCTCATGGGTTTTCCCTGACCAAGGACTGTGGGCTCGAGGCCTATGCACGGAACTTCTCCAAAGCCGGCGTCCACGCGGTGGTCTTTGATTACCGCGGCTGGGGTGAGAGCGACGGGGAGATCCGCGATGTAGTTCTGATGCGTAGCCAGTTGGCGGATTACCACGCAGTCCTTGCGGGCGTTCGGGAGATGGCGGGGATCGATCCGGCCCGTGTCGCACTCTGGGGTACGTCCTATTCGGGCGGCACCGTCGTCGCATGCGCAGCGGAGGACGGTGCCGTGGCCGCCGTCGTCGCGCAAGTACCCAACCTCGACAATCTGGCCACGGCTCGATTTCTATCTACGAGGATTCGCCCCCTACGGCTCATGCGGCTGGGGCTCCGCCTTGCACGGGATGTGGTGGCCGGATGGCGCGGTAAGGAACCCGTCTATGTGCAGAGCATGGGCCGAACGGGCGAAATGGCCGCCTACGTCTCCGACGAGTCATGGGATGAGTTCGCGCAGGTCGCCGGGCCGATGTGGAACAACCGTGTCGGCCTTCGCGATTTCGTCCGCCTGCCCATGTGGCGGCCGGTCAAGAAACTGAATGAACTCCCCTGCCGCATCCAGCTTCACGCCTGCGTGCAAGACGACCTGACTCCCTGGCGCCCCGCGGTGAAAGCGGCACGCCAGCTTGGCGCTCAGGCCGAGTTGCACGAGTACTCCGCCGGCCACTTCGGGATCTATGTGGGAGAAGACCAAGCCCGCGCGCTGACCACACAAGCCGCATTCCTCACGCGGGAGCTCGCGATATCAGACTCTACGATCAGCACAAGCTAG